In Hyla sarda isolate aHylSar1 chromosome 9, aHylSar1.hap1, whole genome shotgun sequence, the following proteins share a genomic window:
- the LOC130290840 gene encoding uncharacterized protein LOC130290840 — protein sequence MSEERRTPTPAPRIRSAGGRGSQRPGVEGPASGSASEVSGLRRSARRCSDASPATPEPVETKSSRKAGPASCGTTSARSSGSTGTVTTRLDNVDCDTPPGAKLNAHGCVEEDWGMPRARESGVPHNSRVAEHIRGYEEARGSLYRLQEEVREAKALMETAAKRQKAELSARIKQLKNEIRILEKKRTFILENSGPFREKLLNEDRFHTMEREKQRRLRGLQPRVEEEGDAAEADNVEPNPPGGLQHLTPYSGLPAGQVAMSSGRGSGGSGDESSTSHQGGALMAQIQLLESPGRLQDFTFGDELPEEAPGGRKKKLKKTKLQEQRPPGWAEAIGS from the exons atgagtgaggagaggagaaccccaacacctgccccccgaatcaggtccgcggggggcagggggagccagcgaccaggtgtggagggaccagcgtcaggaagtgcatcagaggtctccgggttgaggcgctctgccaggaggtgcagcgatgcatctccagccacccctgaacccgtagagacaaagagcagccgcaaggctggccctgcaagttgtgggactacaagtgcaagaagttccggaagcacaggtactgtgacaacaaggcttgacaatgtggactgtgatactcctcctggtgcaaagctaaatgcccacggatgtgtggaggaggattgggggatgcctagggcccgggagtctggagtcccccataactctcgtgtggcagaacacatccgtggatatgaggaagcaaggggcagcttgtataggctccaggaggaggtacgggaagcaaaagccctgatggaaactgcggcgaaacgacagaaagctgagctgtcagcccggattaaacagctgaaaaatgaaataaggatactggagaagaagagaacttttattttagagaacagcgggccatttagggaaaaacttttaaatgaagaccgctttcatacaatggagagagagaagcagagacggctgagggggcttcagccacgggtggaggaggaaggggacgctgcggaggccgataatgttgagccaaatccacccgggggtctgcaacatctgaccccatacagtgggctccctgcagggcaagtggcgatgtcatctggccgtggctctggcggttcgggggatgagagcagcaccagtcaccagggaggggcgctgatggcccagatccagctcctagagtccccaggtcgcctccaggacttcacgtttggggatgagttaccagaggaggcacctgggggaaggaaaaagaagctaaagaagaccaagctccaggagcag agaccccccggatgggcagaggctattggaagctga